The following proteins come from a genomic window of Rissa tridactyla isolate bRisTri1 chromosome 11, bRisTri1.patW.cur.20221130, whole genome shotgun sequence:
- the LOC128916243 gene encoding protocadherin gamma-A12-like yields MAERGGRRGWWGRALLWCVLVAAWEAAWGQLRYSVPEEMPKGSFVGDVAKDLTLKLPALRAREARIFDTGRTQYFVFDLQNGHLSMKERVDREKICAAVAKCVLNFEILVKNPVNLYRGEVEILDINDNSPTFPERNSVLEISEYTAPGTRFPLEKAQDPDIGVNSLQNYECTESTYFTLDVKNGDDGMKYPELILVKSLDREQQAAHNLILTATDRGTPVKSGSTTIKIIVLDGNDNAPEFTQPVYKVTVREDVAVGSRLLQVSATDRDEGPNAEVKYSFFKITEKFDKTFKLDPESGEIEITQKLNFEEQEFYELDVQARDTGGLSSHSKVLITVADVNNHVPEIVIMSVLSPVPEDTPLGTVIAIFSVQDRDSGANGEVRCSIGGRLPFRLEKTFEDYYRVVTAEVLDREAVSEYNVTVRASDGGSPSLWSSAVLSLRVLDVNDNAPVFAEARYSARVAENNAAGALVLTVRAADADWGQNARVRYRLWEGRVRGAPLSSYVSVHAETGALYALRSFDYEEVREVGLWVRAEDGGAPSLSSNVSVRLVIVDENDNAPQVLYPPPASGAGWAGVELAPRSAEPGALVAKVVAVDADAGQNAWLSYELAKATEPSLFRVGLHSGEVRTARVPLSRDAARQSLVVVVKDHGRPALSATATLTVVLAESVGELLSELGSAAAAAAAGEPSVSLTRWLVLAVAAVSCLFLAFLLLLLALRLRRWRRSQLLAAGSGALRGVPASHFVGIDGVRAFLHSYSHEVSLTADSRKSQLRFSGGSCCDTLPARPPAESSCDFVPTGDRVTENDGQVSFQEVN; encoded by the exons ATGGCGGAGAGAGGAGGACgccggggctggtggggacgAGCCCTGTTGTGGTGCGTCCTGGTGGCGGCGTGGGAGGCGGCGTGGGGTCAGCTGCGCTACTCGGTTCCCGAGGAGATGCCGAAGGGCTCGTTCGTGGGCGACGTGGCCAAGGACCTGACGCTGAAGCTGCCGGCGCTCCGCGCCCGCGAAGCCCGCATTTTTGACACCGGTAGGACGCAGTACTTCGTTTTCGACTTGCAAAACGGCCACTTATCGATGAAGGAAAGGGTGGACAGAGAGAAGATATGCGCAGCTGTTGCTAAATGCGTTCTAAATTTTGAGATTCTTGTTAAAAATCCAGTGAACCTTTACAGAGGGGAGGTAGAAATACTGGATATTAATGATAATTCGCCGACTTTCCCCGAAAGGAACAGCGTCTTGGAAATCAGCGAATATACTGCACCTGGCACGCGTTTCCCATTGGAGAAAGCTCAAGATCCCGACATAGGAGTGAACTCTCTACAGAATTACGAGTGCACCGAGAGCACCTATTTCACCTTGGACGTGAAAAACGGAGACGACGGTATGAAATATCCGGAATTAATATTGGTGAAATCTTTGGATCGGGAACAGCAGGCTGCTCATAATTTAATCCTGACAGCCACAGACAGAGGGACTCCTGTGAAATCGGGATCGACAACAATCAAAATAATTGTGTTAGATGGAAATGACAATGCTCCGGAATTTACTCAGCCCGTTTATAAGGTGACCGTGAGAGAAGACGTGGCCGTGGGAAGCCGGCTGTTACAGGTGTCAGCGACTGACAGAGACGAGGGGCCAAACGCCGAGGTGAAGTACTCGTTCTTTAAAATCACGGAGAAGTTCGACAAGACTTTTAAACTAGATCCGGAAAGTGGAGAAATTGAGATAACACAGAAGCTGAATTTCGAGGAACAGGAGTTTTACGAATTGGACGTGCAGGCTCGGGACACGGGCGGACTCTCGTCCCACAGCAAAGTTCTCATCACGGTCGCTGATGTGAACAACCATGTCCCTGAGATTGTGATTATGTCCGTGCTCAGTCCGGTCCCGGAAGATACACCGCTGGGGACAGTCATTGCAATTTTCAGCGTTCAAGACCGGGACTCGGGAGCGAACGGTGAGGTGAGGTGCAGCATCGGCGGACGCCTCCCGTTCCGTCTGGAGAAGACTTTTGAGGACTACTACCGCGTGGTGACTGCCGAGGTGCTGGACCGTGAGGCGGTGTCGGAGTACAACGTGACGGTGCGGGCGTCGGACGGCGGTTCGCCGTCGCTGTGGAGCAGCGCGGTGCTGTCGCTGCGGGTgctggacgtgaacgacaacgcgccggtgtTCGCGGAGGCGCGGTACAGCGCGCGGGTGGCCgagaacaacgcggcgggcgcgCTGGTGCTGACGGTGCGGGCGGCGGACGCGGACTGGGGTCAGAACGCGCGCGTGCGGTACCGGCTGTGGGAGGGGCGCGTGCGGGGCGCGCCGCTGTCGTCGTACGTGTCGGTGCACGCGGAGACGGGCGCGCTGTACGCGCTGCGCTCCTTCGACTACGAGGAGGTGCGCgaggtggggctgtgggtgcGGGCGGAGGACGGCGGCGCGCCGTCGCTGAGCAGCAACGTGTCGGTGCGCCTGGTGATCGTGGAcgagaacgacaacgcgccgcagGTGCTGTACCCGCCGCCGGCGTCGGGCGCGGGCTGGGCGGGCGTGGAGCTGGCGCCGCGGTCGGCGGAGCCCGGGGCGCTGGTGgccaaggtggtggcggtggacgcGGACGCGGGGCAGAACGCGTGGCTGTCGTACGAGCTGGCGAAGGCGACGGAGCCGTCGCTGTTccgcgtggggctgcacagcggcgAGGTGCGCACGGCGCGGGTGCCGCTGTCCCGCGACGCGGCGCGGcagagcctggtggtggtggtgaaggaccACGGGCGTCCGGCGCtgtcggccacggccacgctgacGGTGGTGCTGGCCGAGAGCGTGGGCGAGCTGCTGTCGGAgctgggcagcgcggcggcggcggcggcggcgggcgagccgTCCGTCAGCCTGACgcgctggctggtgctggccGTGGCGGCcgtgtcctgcctcttcctcgccttcctgctgctgctgctggcgctgcgcCTGCGGCGCTGGCGCCGCTCGCAGCTgctggcggcgggcagcggcgcctTGCGCGGCGTCCCGGCCTCGCACTTCGTGGGCATCGACGGCGTCCGCGCCTTCCTGCACTCCTACTCGCACGAGGTGTCGCTCACCGCCGACTCGCGCAAGAGCCAGCTCCGCTTCTCGGGCGGCAGCTGCTGCGACACCCTCCCGGCGCGCCCGCCAGCTGAGTCTTCATGTGATTTCGTGCCTACGGGAGATCGAGTTACCGAGAATGATGGCCAAGTTTCCTTTCAG GAGGTGAATTGA